agGAATGAAAGTTTATTTGTATATGCCAATGAGGAAATAACATTCCCATTAGCAAAATTACCTAGTAGCAAATTATGCTGAATTATtgcttatctttttttcctttcttatttttttcttttttggtacatatgacagtagagtatattttgacatattatacatacatggattataatttattctaattaggatcccattctgtgtttaaacatgatgtggagttacattggtcctttctttattcatatatatacataggaaagtcctgttagattcattctactgtctttccttttcccacctcactcccttccctttattcccctttgtctaatctaatgaactttggttctgccccccacccctgcatTGTGtgttggcatccacatatcagagagaacattcagctgttggtttggggggattggcttatttttaaagaagtatattCAATATTCTGATTAAATAATCTTTACAAATTCCAGTTTCTGTTGGAAGAACTTGAGAATTTTTTCAACCTGGAGTtaagagatgagaaaaagaaCTATTTACCCACAATCACAAGCAACTTGTACAAAAATACAACCtctgtgtgcatgtatacatatgttgGGGGAGTGGGAGGTGTAAATCCCAGAGAGCGGGGCTTGACTttgaatttcattcattctttttttttcaatactgcggattgaacccaggggtgctctactgctaagctacacacacagccttttatttttaagacaggctcttgctaaattgataAGACTgacctcaagcttgcaatcctcctcctcagcctcctgagtcattagAATTATAGGCCTGTGCTACCATACCTGGCACCTGtgagatttttaattttgcattttgattccCATGGACAGGACCAATtctttacatataatttaatctttttttggaatcaaagattaaacccaggggtacttaaccactgagccacaaccccagaccttcttattttttattttgagacagggtctccctaagttacttaaggcctcgctaaattgctgaagctgactttgaactggcaatcctcctgcctcagcctcctgagttgctgggattacagatgtgtgtacCATGCCGGGCTTGATTTAATTTTGAATGCTTCTATTTCATGTGTCTTTTGTGTGACTCCATGAAGAAACTTGCTTACTGATCTCTGTGGCTTGGGAATTTTATGTAATGGTTTTTAACATGGGCAAATTATCATACATAGGTGAATGCAGTTTCTCTAGAAATGGACAACAGAAGAGAAACCTAActgaaaagaattaattttattattttcaaaactcTCTCCTAGATATGATCCAGTTTAAAAGTAGCATGGATAAATATACAAGTATACAAGTATCTTAGCAGCACATTGGGCTAGTTAGTGGCATAGGTATGTTCCAAAATTAGTCTATAGGCAGGCttagttcttatatttttattctgttgctGTTCTGCACAATAAAAATGAGACTTAGATGACTCAGGTTTGTGTTATTCTcagggaaagatttatttctgaCGAGTATATGATACTCATTAAGGTGGTAAATAAACTGAGGTCATTTTTTGTAGACATTTGACAAGGGCTGAAACTAAGACATGCTTGtaggaaatgtgaaaatataGCTTCCCACTATACACACTTTTGAATTAACTGCACTTCTTTCAGTTATTGATATGTATCAGCTAGATTTGTTTTAGCATTATTAGTTATGGGGATTTTCAGTGggaaaaaggaagtgaaattgaTGAAAGGACCTGCTTAAAGTTGCTCAACCCACTTGTGAGATATCATTTACAAGACAGTAAATAAAAGCAGGTGCAGTGGAACatgtttataatcccagcagctcaggaggctgaggcaggaggattgttagttcaaagccagcctcagcaatttagcaaggccctgagcaactcagcaacaccctgcctctagatttaaaaaaaaaatacaaaagagggctagggatatggccctagattcaatccccagaagcaaaaaaaaaaaaaaaaaaccaaaagtacaacaacaacagaactactaaataaaaggtaaaatgatgtaccccatttgtgtacaatgaatcaaaatgcagtctgtaaaacattaaaagataaattaaaaaatgttttgagaaataaACACCTAAGAGAATAAAACGACTGTTCTAtgtgttgaaaaaaaaagtataaataaataaataaagggaaaaaagtaaaaatgtatttctgtgaAACCATAAATTTTGGTCCATGTTTGAATTCATTTCTGTCTTCTCATAAACATCAAAGTTtctcaaattagaaaaataataacaacaaaaactgttTGCTCAGAAGTgtggtttcttttcctttgtgtccTAGATTAAGAAGAAACAGCAAGATGTTCTTGGTTTCTTAGAAGCCAACAAAATAGGATTTGAAGAAAAGGATATTGCAGCCAATGAAGAGAATCGGAAATGGATGAGAGAAAATGTACCTGAAAATAGTCGACCAGCCACAGGGTACCCCCTGCCACCTCAAATTTTCAATGAAAGCCAATACCGTGGGGTaatgaaacaatttaaattattgtttataaaaataggtTACCTTAAATCTATACTGTTCCTTTCACCCTCATATCTAAATCTCATATAGTCATTTCTCCTGCATACAGTTATTTGCCCACTGCATTCATACTAAGCAACTACATTATGATGACTTAGAGTAAGAAGCAAATGTTTGAATCATCCACAGAAAATACCTAATAAATACAGACTTTAGACATACAGTTGGCTTTACATTTCTTCATCTTAATTCCACCCAGAA
The Sciurus carolinensis unplaced genomic scaffold, mSciCar1.2, whole genome shotgun sequence genome window above contains:
- the Sh3bgrl gene encoding adapter SH3BGRL, which translates into the protein MVIRVYIASSSGSTAIKKKQQDVLGFLEANKIGFEEKDIAANEENRKWMRENVPENSRPATGYPLPPQIFNESQYRGDYDAFFEARENNAVYAFLGLTAPPGSKEAEAQAKQQA